One window from the genome of Microcebus murinus isolate Inina chromosome X, M.murinus_Inina_mat1.0, whole genome shotgun sequence encodes:
- the LOC105855133 gene encoding spermatid nuclear transition protein 3-like, with protein MAKMTRRKPQASPGTGIKQRTANVKVGKKRKAPRQPRSRGSFKVPKVTRKAKGPLGGTWRRKTSPQMTTPSIKPKKRRGLTLFGHYHRLNEELSQNEPDQAPESRGGGSSTTSSVTLSSQ; from the exons ATGGCGAAGATGACCAGGAGGAAACCACAAGCCTCTCCCGGCACAGGCATTAAACAACGAACTGCAAACGTCAAagtggggaagaagaggaaggctCCTCGTCAACCCAGGTCCAGAGGCAGCTTCAAG GTGCCCAAGGTAACCAGGAAGGCAAAAGGACCCCTTGGAGGGACTTGGAGGAGAAAGACTTCTCCCCAAATGACCACCCCTTCAATTAAACCTAAGAAGAGAAGAGGGCTGACTCTATTTGGCCATTATCACCGGCTGAACGAGGAGCTCAGTCAAAATGAGCCAGATCAGGCCCCAGAGAGCAGGGGGGGGGGGAGCTCCACCACCTCAAGTGTCACCCTCAGCAGCCAGTAA
- the LOC109729204 gene encoding melanoma-associated antigen 10-like: MVLIESTDMLPLFPGLWLPITQLLPTLLLATQTRPIMSRCYGWRNQPCRPVKGLQVHRKAPGLVDAQALVAQEEDTTSFFPFCFPSSFPSASCYSLILGITNKVSAAGMLSPPQGPHRACSCPTSIKATPSIKSDQSSSRQQEEGPSTLQAQPDGKSLIRDVTDDKVAHLVLFLLLKYRTKEPITKTEMLNSVIKDYKDNFPVIFSEASECMQLVFGIDVKEVDPVGHSYVLVTALGLTYDGMLNDFQSMPKTGLLINILGVIFLEGDCAPEEVIWEVLGVMGVRAGSEHFIYGEPRKLITQDWVQEGYLEYRQVPDSDPTCYEFLWGPRAHAETSKMKVLEFLAKGNDIIPNAFLIWYKEAVRHEGKGSQARVVVRANWGPRASACSRATSRSLCPKRSLRQILNSLFGESSHCYKQ; the protein is encoded by the coding sequence ATGGTTCTCATTGAGTCCACTGACATGCTTCCTTTATTCCCAGGCCTGTGGCTCCCCATCACCCAGCTCCTGCCCACGCTCCTACTTGCTACTCAGACCAGACCCATCATGTCTCGTTGCTATGGTTGGAGAAATCAGCCCTGTAGGCCTGTGAAAGGCCTTCAGGTCCACAGAAAGGCACCAGGCCTTGTGGATGCACAGGCTCTGGTAGCTCAGGAGGAGGATACCacatctttctttcccttctgtttcccgtcctcctttccctctgcctcctgtTATTCTCTGATCCTGGGCATCACAAACAAGGTTTCTGCTGCTGGGATGCTGAGTCCTCCCCAGGGTCCTCATAGagcctgctcctgccccactTCCATCAAAGCTACTCCATCAATCAAATCAGATCAGAGCTCCAGCAGGCAACAAGAGGAGGGCCCAAGCACCTTGCAGGCCCAGCCAGATGGCAAGTCCTTGATTAGAGATGTTACAGATGACAAGGTGGCTCATTTGGTTCTTTTCCTGCTCCTTAAGTATCGAACCAAGGAGCCAATAACAAAGACAGAAATGCTGAATAGTGTTATCAAAGATTACAAAGATAACTTCCCTGTGATCTTCAGTGAAGCCTCTGAGTGCATGCAATTGGTCTTTGGCATTGATGTGAAGGAAGTGGACCCTGTTGGGCACTCCTATGTCCTTGTCACTGCCCTGGGCCTCACCTACGATGGGATGCTGAATGATTTCCAGAGCATGCCCAAGACTGGCCTCCTGATAAATATCCTGGGTGTCATCTTCTTGGAGGGCGATTGTGCCCCAGAGGAGGTCATCTGGGAAGTGCTGGGTGTGATGGGGGTGCGTGCTGGGAGTGAGCACTTCATCTATGGGGAGCCCCGGAAGCTCATCACCCAGGATTGGGTGCAGGAAGGGTACCTGGAGTACCGGCAGGTGCCTGACAGTGATCCCACGTGCTATGAGTTCCTGTGGGGTCCGAGGGCTCACGCTGAAACCAGCAAGATGAAAGTCCTGGAGTTTTTGGCTAAGGGCAATGATATCATCCCCAATGCCTTTCTTATCTGGTATAAGGAGGCTGTGAGACATGAGGGAAAGGGCAGCCAAGCGAGAGTTGTAGTCAGAGCCAATTGGGGTCCCAGGGCCAGTGCATGTTCCAGGGCCACATCCAGAAGTCTCTGTCCCAAGCGAAGTCTGAGGCAGATTCTTAACTCTTTGTTTGGAGAGAGCAGTCACTGTTATAAGCAGTGA